In a genomic window of Sardina pilchardus chromosome 20, fSarPil1.1, whole genome shotgun sequence:
- the LOC134067739 gene encoding protein delta homolog 1 gives MPWSSGTCRSQLTHAYVSRKTGYTTHPKMNACGFHFLAIFLFCLTTADIGNGLECTAGCHKDNGVCEENGTCRCKPGWQGTTCDQCVPFPGCAHGTCDKPWQCVCEDGWIGSQCDEDTNPCSSKPCSGNSTCIETGEGRYLCVCPPGYIGERCHLRKGDCQRNGTVCQNGGTCHNAQGFTLQPTCVCPPGFTGHLCETKTAPCHPNPCANGGICTDYGPGHTCTCPPGYGGPSCLNSSRTEQDPLPSSPSSPSSPCSSSPCLNGGSCLNGTSASGFRCLCLPAFSGPLCSAPAHRPKPRPKAKPRHLEPHGGGGSSSSDSLSPQHYSLPAHAFHKLLRPPERELLKITLKETVHAPGAAMVTRSQLVCFAVLGLLTCLVVLGTTAIVFFSRCEAWMANAKYSQLVRQQREHLLRTSGEGGGGGGGGEEHSVNIILPEKIKLTNYGKHYTSI, from the exons atgccTTGGAGCTCCGGTACCTGTCGTTCTCAGCTCACACATGCTTATGTTTCAAGGAAAACTGGATATACCACACACCCAAAGATGAACGCATGTGGATTTCATTTCCTAGCtatctttttgttttgcctCACAACTGCTGATATCGGCAACg GTTTGGAATGCACTGCTGGCTGTCACAAGGATAATGGGGTGTGTGAAGAGAATGGTACATGTAG GTGCAAACCAGGGTGGCAGGGCACGACGTGTGACCAGTGTGTGCCTTTCCCCGGCTGTGCTCACGGGACGTGCGACAAGccctggcagtgtgtgtgtgaggacggcTGGATAGGAAGCCAGTGTGATGAAG ACACTAACCCCTGCTCCAGTAAACCCTGCTCTGGCAACTCTACCTGTATCGAGACGGGCGAGGGAAGATACCTATGCGTCTGTCCCCCGGGATACATCGGAGAGCGCTGCCACCTGAGGAAAGGAGACTGCCAACGGAATGG GACTGTTTGCCAAAATGGAGGCACCTGTCACAACGCTCAGGGCTTCACTCTGCAGCCCACCTGCGTCTGCCCCCCCGGCTTCACTGGGCACCTCTGTGAGACCAAGACTGCCCCATGCCATCCAAACCCATGTGCCAACGGCGGCATCTGCACCGACTACGGCCCCGGGCACACCTGCACCTGCCCGCCTGGCTACGGAGGCCCCAGCTGCCTAAACAGCAGCAGGACTGAGCAggaccccctcccctcctccccctcctccccctcctccccctgctccaGCAGCCCTTGCCTCAACGGCGGCTCCTGCCTCAATGGCACCAGCGCCAGCGGCTTCCGGTGCCTGTGCCTGCCGGCCTTCTCCGGGCCGCTGTGCTCGGCGCCGGCCCACCGACCCAAACCCCGGCCCAAGGCCAAGCCCCGGCACCTGGAGCcccacggcggcggcggcagcagcagcagcgacagcCTGTCTCCGCAGCACTACAGCCTCCCGGCGCACGCCTTCCACAAGCTGCTGCGCCCGCCCGAGCGCGAGCTGCTCAAGATCACGCTGAAGGAGACGGTGCACGCGCCGGGCGCCGCCATGGTCACCCGCAGCCAGCTGGTCTGCTTCGCCGTGCTGGGCCTGCTCACCTGCCTGGTGGTGCTGGGCACCACCGCCATCGTCTTCTTCAGCCGCTGCGAGGCCTGGATGGCCAACGCCAAGTACAGCCAGCTGGTgaggcagcagagagagcaCCTGCTGCGGACCagcggagagggaggaggaggaggaggcggcggggaGGAGCACTCGGTCAACATCATCCTGCCCGAGAAAATCAAGCTGACAAACTACGGCAAGCATTACACATCGATTTGA